The segment GTGTGGAGAGCATCGCGGAAGAGCAGAATATTCAATTGACTGTTGAAAAGGCGGAAGAAACGAGCGGTTGGGTAACCTTCTTTACTTCCATCATTCCTTTTGTCATCATCTTTATTTTATTCTTCTTCTTACTTAATCAAGCGCAGGGCGGCGGAAGCCGTGTGATGAACTTTGGTAAAAGTAAGGCGAAGCTGTACAGTGAAGAGAAGAAAAAAGTTAAATTCAAAGACGTTGCCGGTGCAGATGAGGAAAAGCAAGAGCTTGTCGAGGTCGTGGAATTCTTGAAGGATCCACGTAAATTCTCCGAGCTTGGTGCGCGTATTCCTAAAGGGGTACTCCTTGTGGGACCTCCAGGTACAGGTAAAACGTTACTTGCAAGAGCTGTTGCTGGGGAAGCGGGCGTTCCGTTCTTCTCAATCAGTGGTTCCGATTTTGTGGAAATGTTCGTCGGGGTCGGTGCATCCCGTGTGCGTGACCTTTTTGAAAATGCGAAGAAAAATGCTCCATGTATCATTTTCATCGATGAAATTGATGCAGTTGGACGTCAGCGTGGAGCGGGTCTAGGCGGAGGTCACGATGAGCGTGAGCAAACCTTGAACCAATTGCTAGTGGAGATGGACGGATTCGGAGCGAACGAAGGTATCATCATCGTTGCTGCGACGAACAGACCGGACATTCTGGACCCGGCACTATTGAGACCTGGGCGTTTTGACCGTCAGATTACCGTAGATCGTCCTGACTTGAAGGGCCGTGAAGCGGTACTGAAAGTTCATGCAAGAAACAAGCCTTTAGATGAAAATATCAATATGAAGACGATTGCGATGCGTACACCGGGATTCTCGGGTGCAGATCTTGAAAACTTGTTGAACGAAGCAGCACTTGTAGCTGCCAGACAAGATAAAAAGAACATCGATATGTTGGATGTTGATGAAGCAATCGACAGGGTCATTGCAGGACCTGCCAAAAAGAGCAGGGTCATCTCCCAGAAAGAACGTAATATCGTGGCGTATCATGAAGCGGGGCATACCATCATTGGTGTGGTACTAGACGAAGCCGATATGGTACATAAAGTGACAATCGTTCCTCGTGGGCAAGCTGGCGGTTATGCGGTCATGCTTCCGAAAGAAGATCGTTACTTCATGACAAAACCAGAACTCCTGGACAAAATCACCGGTCTTTTAGGTGGTCGTGTAGCGGAAGAAATCACATTTGGGGAAGCAAGTACTGGTGCCCATAATGACTTCCAGCGCGCAACAGGAATAGCTCGTAAAATGGTAACCGAATACGGAATGAGCGAAAAGCTTGGACCGCTTCAATTCGGTCAAGCTTCAGGGGGGCAAGTCTTCCTTGGACGTGATATCCAAAATGAGCAAAACTACAGTGATGCAATTGCACACGAAATCGATATGGAGATTCAACGCTTCATTAAAGAGTGCTATGAGAGAGCCAAGCAGATCCTTACGGAAAACCGGGATAAGCTGGAGCTTGTAGCTCAAACTCTATTAGAGGTTGAAACACTTGATGCAGATCAGATTAAAAGCCTGTATGAAAAAGGGAAGCTTCCAGAACTCCCTGTTAACGAAGATGTGAAAGTGAACATCAACTCTAAAAAAGATGCGGACAAAACGGAATCGACAGACGAGAAAAAACCTGAATAAGTAAAAGGTGCCTGGAGTAACATTCAGGCATCTTTTTTATGTGATTTTGGGGTATGTGTTTCAAACTTGCATCAATAGAATAATTAATGTTCTAATAGTTTCGAGCTGTTGATTGGAGCAAAAGGCGAAGACTCCTGAGGGAGATAGCGCTAGGTGGAGACCCCGCAGGCTTGCCGAGGAGGCTCCAGCAGCGCCCCTAGGAAAGCAAAGCCATTTGCGGAGATCAACAGCGGTCGTTAACGTAATCAGTAGAATCTTGTCGAATCATGATTTCCCAAGGAATAATTATTTCTATTGGGTTTGTTAGGTTACCATATAGTATAATGAAACTAATTTTAAAGCATGGTGGGGGATATAGATGTTATTTGTGTTGGATGTTGGTAACACCAATACCGTAATTGGTGTATATGAAGGAGAAGAACTGAAGCATCACTGGCGTGTAGAAACCAGTCGAAATAAGACAGAAGACGAATTCGGAATGATTTTCAAATCGCTCCTTGAACATGTAAACTTGAGCTTCAAAGACTTTGAAGGGATCATCATCTCTTCCGTCGTACCGCCAATCATGTTCTCCCTTGAGAGAATGTGCCAAAAATACTTTCATTTGAAACCGCTGATTGTCGGACCTGGAATTAAAACAGGTCTAAACATAAAGTATGAAAACCCGAGAGAAGTGGGAGCAGACAGAATCGTCAATGCTGTTGCGGGTATCCATTTATACGGAAGTCCACTGGTAATTGTGGATTTCGGTACTGCCACAACTTATTGTTATATCAATGAACACAAGCAATACATGGGGGGAGCAATTGCTCCTGGGATCAGCATTTCCACAGAAGCACTTTATTCCAGGGCATCAAAGCTTCCAAGAATCGAAATTGCGCGTCCTGACGATGTTATCGGCAAAAATACCGTGAGTGCGATGCAGGCAGGAATCCTTTTTGGGTATGTTGGGCAGGTTGAGGGCATCGTAAATCGTATGAAGAAGCAAAGTGATGTGACTCCGAAAGTAATCGCAACAGGAGGGCTCGCTGCACTTATTGGAAACGAGTCAGATGTCATTGATATTGTCGATCCTTTCTTGACGTTAAAAGGGTTGCATTTGATTTACATGAAAAATTCTAAAGAAGATTGAACTGTGAAAGGGGCAAACTAACATGTCAGACTATCTCGTAAAAGCGTTGGCTTTTGAAGGACAAGTTCGTGCATATGGAATCAGAACAACAGATACTGTGGGAGAGGCGCAAAAGCGCCATCAGACATGGCCAACCGCCTCCGCTGCATTGGGCCGCGCCATGACCGCTTCTGTCATGCTTGGCGCCATGCTGAAAGGCGAAAATAAACTGACCGTCAAAATAGATGGTGGTGGACCGATCGGAGCGATCCTTGTCGATAGCAATGCCAAAGGACAGGTGCGAGGGTATGTAACCAATCCACAAACACACTTTGATTTGAACCAGCACGGAAAACTTGATGTAGCACGTGCGGTTGGAACAAATGGAACCCTTTCCGTCGTAAAGGACCTTGGGTTAAGGGAGCACTTCTCCGGTCAGACGGAACTAATTTCAGGTGAGCTTGGAGAGGATTTCACTTACTACCTCGTGTCGTCCGAACAGGTTCCATCTGCAGTGGGAGTAGGCGTCCTTGTTAATCCTGACAACACCATCCTTGCTGCGGGCGGTTTCATTATCCAGCTTTTACCCGGCACTTCAGAAGAAACCATTACAGTAATTGAAGAAAAAATAAATAATATGACTCCTGTTTCCAAGTTGATTGAAAAAGGATTGACCCCAGAGGAACTTTTAACAGAAATCCTCGGAGAAGGTAATGTTAAATTCCTGGAAACCATGCCGATTGAGTTCAAGTGTACATGCTCCAAGGAACGCTTTGAGCAAGCTATCATTTCCTTGGGAGAAAAGGATATTACGGAAATCATCGAGGAAGACGGTCAAGCGGAGACGCACTGTCATTTCTGTAATGCAAAATACCTTTTCAGCAAAGAGGAACTTGAAGCGATGAGGGAGCAAGTAAAAGGCTAGGGGGCACATATGAACCAAAAGCGGAGATTAAAGCAGAAGTGGGTATGGAATATCATTTTTGGTCTTGTGATTATAAATTGCCTCACATTAGCTGTGGTGGTTAAACAAACCTTCTCCCTAAAAGAAGCGGCAGACGCAAGCGCATTTGTGAATGGGCAGGCTAATATTGTCGCAACGGTTGGGGATACCGTCATTTCAAGAAAAGATATGCTACAAGAGCTTGAAGGAATGTACGGGCAGGAAATGCTTACGAAAATGGTCAATAAAGAAGTGGTCAAACAGATTGCGGAGAAATACAAGGTTTCCGTTTCCGAGCAGTCCGTGGATCGTGAATGGAAAATGATTAAAACGATGTATAGCAGGTCTCCTTTGCATGCCAATTCTTCCGAGGAGCTGGTCAAGGAACAAATCCGATCCAGCTTATTGCTAGAAGAGTTACTTGTAAAGGATGTGGCAATTCCCGAATCGGAGCTTGAAAGCTTTTACCAAGAGAACAAGCAGCTCTATACAATTGAGGATGCCTTTCATCTTTCCCACATTCTTTTGGAAACCAAGGAAGAGGCGGACACAGTAGTAAAGGAACTGGAAGATGGATCGAATTTCACCTCTCTTGCGATGGAAGTGTCGACGGATGAATTGACGGCAAATCAAGGGGGAGACTTAGGTTTTCTTACACATGAGACTCAAGTCTATCCGCCTGCCTATCTGACAGAGGCTGCGAAGCTGAAGGAAGAATCGTGGAGTGAACCCATTTCATTGGACGGAAAGTATGCGGTCATCTATCTTCATGAAAAAATGGATGGAGTTACTTATTCTTTTGAAGAGGTAAAAGATCAAATTCGTAGACAATTGGCACTGGAACAAATGGACGGTTCGGTGGATGCCTCCATTTTCTGGGATGAGGTCGGGGTGGAATGGAACCTTCCCACTGCGCAATAGGTCGAACCAAATAAATTGACAATTCAGATTTAATGGTGTTAAATGGGATTAATCCGACAAAAACACTAAGTTTTAAAGGCAGGGGGAAAAATAATGGTACGAGTAGCAAATTCTATTGATGAATTAGTAGGGAAGACTCCCGTCGTAAAGCTGAATCGAATTGTAGAAGAAGACATGGCTGATGTGTATCTGAAGCTTGAATTCATGAACCCGGGAAGCAGTGTGAAAGATCGTATTGCACTGGCGATGATTGATGCTGCGATGGAAGAAGGGAAATTGAAAGAAGGCGACACGATTATCGAACCAACAAGTGGGAACACCGGTATTGGCCTCGCGATGATCGCTGCAGCAAAAGGATTGAAAGCTATTCTGGTTATGCCTGAAACCATGAGTCTGGAAAGAAGAAACCTTCTTCGAGCTTATGGAGCGGAGCTGGTACTGACACCTGGTCCTGAAGGAATGGGTGGGGCAATCCGTAAAGCGGAAGAGCTTGCAAAAGAGAAAAGCCTGTTCATGCCACAGCAGTTTAATAATCCTGCAAACCCTGACATTCATAAAAGAACGACAGGGAAAGAGATTGTAGAACAGTTTGGTGATGGGCTGGATGCTTTTGTATCTGGTATCGGAACTGGCGGTACGATTACAGGTGCAGGAGAGATCTTAAGAGAGAACTTTCCTGACATTAAAATTGTAGCGGTGGAACCAGCCGACTCCCCGGTACTTTCCGGTGGGAAGCCAGGGCCGCATAAGATACAAGGAATTGGTGCCGGCTTTGTTCCATCGATCTTGGACACAAAAATCTACGATCAGGTCATTACAGTGAAAAATGAAGAGGCGTTTGAGTATGCGCGACTTGCGGCGAAGCAGGAAGGGATACTTGGTGGTATCTCATCAGGAGCTGCCATTTCGGCGGCTTTGCAAGTAGCGAAGGAGCTTGGAAAAGGCAAAAAAGTCCTTGCTGTCATTCCAAGTAACGGGGAACGCTATTTGAGCACGCCATTATATCAATTTGAAGAATAGGTTATCTTAAAGGGAAACAGTCCATCGAGCTGTTTCCCTTTTCTTATGATGGCTATCTGGAATACACCGCTGGTGATTTCCGTACTGGGTTTGGCTTTCCGCGGGGCGACCTTGAGCCTCCTTCATTGCCTGTCCATCTATCCCAAAAAATCAATCATCTTTTTATCGTGCATCCCTACATAAATTTCATGTAATATAAGGGTAGTATGCAATTTAGGAGCGTGACAGCAAGAATGCAAAAGGTACCTGTGGGTCTTAAGATAAAGTTGGACGAAAATAAATGGTTTGCCAGATATAAAACACTTGCCAAGGACAAGCCGTATCATGTTCTGTTGGAAAGCGGCCGCGGCGGGAGATACCATATCATCGGACTGGATCCTGTGGCGACGGTCCAAGGAAAAGGACAAGAGCTGCAAATAGATTATCTGGATGGAAAAAAGGAAAAGAGAAGCGGGAATCCTCTACTGCTATTACAAGAAGTCATTTCTGAACGGTCCATCAGGAAATTGCAGGATTTTCCTGATTTTACTGGGGGAGCAATTGGCTATTTGACATATGACTGCGTACGTTATATCGAGCGGCTTCCGGAAAGCGCTGATGATGACCTTGGATTGCCCGATTTGTATTTCTTGTTATTTGACGATGTATTCGTATATGACAAAGAAGAGAAGGTACTCTTTTTAATCACTCATTCGCCTGAAGGGGAGGAAGAGTCGGCTAAGAATCGTCTGGAGCAATATCGCGAGCAATGGGAAGGCCAAAACGAAGAAACTATCTATCCATACACTTCAGGAAAACAACCGGTGTCAGAAAGAGAGGTTTCTTTCACAGAAGAAGACTTTATGAAAGCTGTTAAGAAAGTGCAGTCCTATATCGCCCAGGGAGATGTATTCCAAGTGAACCTCTCTGTCAGACAGGCGGAGTCCCTAGAGACTCATCCGATGGAAATTTATACGGCGCTCAGGGAAATCAACCCTTCTCCATATATGGGGTACCTACAATTTCCGGACTTCCAGCTTGTCAGCGGATCTCCAGAGCTTTTAGTCAAGAAAAAAGACGATATCGTCAGTACGCGGCCAATAGCGGGGACAAGGTCCCGGGGGATGACAGACGAAGAGGACCGTCAACTTGCGCAAGAGTTGATCGACAATGAAAAAGAGAGAGCGGAACATGTGATGCTCGTTGATCTTGAGAGGAATGATCTGGGCCGGGTCTGTAAGTACGGCACGGTGGAAGTGAATGAGTTCATGGCCATCGAAAAGTATTCCCATGTGATGCATATCGTCTCGAATGTCCAAGGGGTCCTGGCTGAGAACAAAAGTATTTCCGATATTATTGAAGCGACCTTCCCAGGCGGCACGATCACCGGAGCTCCAAAGGTAAGGACGATGGAAATCATTGAAGAGCTTGAGCCGGTTAGACGTTCTGTATATACTGGTTCCATAGGGTGGATCGGCTATGATGGGGAAATGGAACTGAGCATCTCCATCAGGACGATGATTGCCAAAGAAGGTATGGCCTATGTGCAGGCTGGTGCCGGAGTGGTCATTGATTCGGTGCCGAGGCGGGAATACAAGGAATCCCTGAAAAAGGCCGCGGCCCTATGGAAAGCAAAAGAGCTGAGTGAAGAAGAGCAAAAAAATCGAGCAGAGGTGAGAGCATGATATTAATGATTGATAACTATGATTCTTTTACGTACAACTTGGTTCAATATTTAGGGGAGCTTGGAGAGGAACTTGTGGTAATGCGAAATGATGAAATTACCATTGAGGAAATAGAAGCACTAAATCCTGAATTTTTAATGATATCTCCTGGTCCTTGTTCTCCGAATGAGGCAGGAATCAGCTTAGAAGTGATCAGGCATTTTGCCGGGAAGAAACCGATCTTTGGTGTATGCCTCGGCCACCAGTCCATTGCCCAGGTGTTCGGAGGCGATGTGGTGCAGGCGGAAAGGCTGATGCACGGGAAAACATCTGAGATGCACCATGATGAGAATACGATTTTTAAAACCTTGGCAAACCCTTTTGTGGCAACAAGGTATCATTCCTTGATTGTAAAAAAAGAAACCTTGCCGGATTGCTTTGAAATTACGGCTTGGACAGATCAGGATGAAATTATGGCTATCCGCCATAAGGAGCTCCCAATCGAAGGGGTGCAATTCCACCCGGAATCCATTATGACTTCGGTAGGAAAAGAGTTGCTGCGGAACTTTATTGACACCTACTCAATGAAAAAGGTGTAGCGTGATTGTCTATAAGGATGGAAGCTGGCAGCCGTTAGAGAAAACGAACGTCTCGGTCATGGACCACGGTTTTCTCTATGGGGTGGGGCTGTTTGAAACCTTCCGTACGTATAATGGTGTGCCATTTTTATTTCATGATCACCTGAGCCGTTTGAGAAAGGGGCTCGAATCCGTCTATATCGATTGGCGGGAATCAAATGAGCATTTAGAGGAACTGGTGACGGAAGCTCTAAAGAAAAACGAGGTGACGGAAGGCGTAATCCGTCTGAATGTCACAGCCGGCATCAGCAACTGGGGCCTTCCGATCGATACCTACGATGCCCCGTCCCTGCTTTTATTTACGAGGCCCGTTCCGCAAATGGTAGCAGAAAGCAAGGATGCGGTGTTTTTGGAACGGAGGCGTAACACCCCGGAAGGTGACACGCGGTTGAAGTCGCATCACTACTTAAATAATCTTTTAGGTAAAAGGGAGCTCGGAGCGAGAACGGATCTAGAAGGGATATTCCTGACTAGGGAGGGGTATGTGGCAGAGGGGCTTGTCTCTAACATCTTCTGGATAAAAGGCGACACCCTCTATACCCCAAGCATCTCGACGGGCATTTTGAACGGGGTAACAAGGAATTTCATTCTGCACCTAAGCACACTTATAGGATTAGATGTGAAAGAAGGCGCGTTTACCCCGGAAGAGCTTCTTCAAGGGGACGAGGTCTTTATCACGAACTCCACCCAGGAAATATTACGGGTGGGCCGGATGGATGCAAAAGTATTTCCTAAGCGGGAATCTTCTTGGCTTTCCTGTCTGAAGATTTTATATAAAAAAAGTACAGAACTGCAACTCTTGTCCTATCAACAAGTAAAGAAGGTTGAAGTGAATAATGGGAAATACGAACTTATATCAGACTAAACTGACATGTGGACCATATGAATTGCCACTTGGGCAAAAAACCCTGATCATGGGGATCTTGAATGCCACGCCAGATTCTTTTTCGGATGGTGGAAAGTACAACGAGGTGGAAAGGGCTGTTATGCGTGCCAAGGAATTGGTGGAGATGGGGGCTGACATCCTTGATATCGGCGGGGAATCGACAAGGCCCGGATCAGAGAAGGTGAGCCTTGAGATGGAGCTTTCACGTGTCATCCCTGTCATTCAAGCTATCTCAAAAGAGGTGAAGGTGCCAATCTCCATCGACACCTATAAGGCAGAAGTGGCGAAGCAGGCAATAGAAGCCGGTGCCCACATCATCAATGATGTGTGGGGGGCAAAGGCGGACCCCGACATGCCCGCTGTTGCAGCAAAGCTTCAAGTACCGATCATCCTCATGCAGAACAGAAAAGAGCGGGACTATCAGCAATTAATCCCGGATATGATCAGTGACCTGTTTGAGAGTATCACCTTGGTCAAGTATGCCGGCGTGAAGGACGAGAACATCATCCTTGATCCCGGGATAGGGTTTGCCAAAACGTTTGAAGATAACCTGAAAGTGATGCGGCAACTCGAGCACTTCCATACACTTGGGTACCCGCTACTCTTGGGCACCTCGAGGAAAAGGTTCATCGGTCATGTCTTAGATCTTCCGGCCGAAGAGAGAATGGAAGGGACAGGCGCCACAGTATGCCTTGGCATACAAAAAGGCTGCCAAATTGTCCGTGTGCACGATGTGAAAGAGATTGCACGTATGGCAAAGATGATGGATGCCATGCTTACAGAGGGAGGGCTTACCTATCGATAAAATATATGTGAACCAGATGAAATTTTACGGCTACCATGGGGTGTTTCCAGAAGAAACAAAACTTGGACAACGTTTTATGATCGACTTGACGGTAGAATTGGATCTTTCCAAGGCAGGTAAATCTGATGACCTTTCACAATCCGTCAACTACGCGGATCTTTATAACACGTGTAAAAAAGTAGTCGAGGGTGAAACCCATAAGCTGGTGGAAACTGTGGCTGAAAGGGTGGCAGAGGAAATCCTTGCTTCCTTTGGACTGATAGAACGTTGTACGGTCAAAGCGATCAAGCCAGACCCGCCGATTCCAGGACACTACGATTCGGTTGCGGTGGAGATTACAAGGGGCCGCACGTAATGAATACAGCATATATTGCACTGGGTTCCAATCAAGGGGACCGGTACGGATACCTCTGTAAAGCTGTGGAGGAGATCGGTCGTCACGAACAGATTACAGTCGAGAAAGAATCTTCTATCTATGAAACAGATCCTGTCGGGTACACCGATCAGGATAGGTTTTTAAATATGGTAATTAAAGTAAAAACGCAGTTGACTCCCGTTGATCTCTTAAAGGTGTTACAGGGTTTTGAGCACTTTTTTGGCCGGAAGAGAGTGCTTCGCTGGGGGCCGCGAACTTTAGACCTTGACATTTTATTGTTTAACCAAGAAAATATTGAAACAGAAGAGCTTATTGTCCCTCATCCGAGAATGTGGGAAAGGGCTTTTGTTTTTATTCCTTTAATGGAGATCGCGGAAAGTGAGCTGCCCGTAGAGATAAATAGAAAAGAACTTCTTGCAAGACAAGATAGAGAAGGGGTACATGTATGGAAGCCGAAAAGTGGGGGAGACGTATCCGAGCTTACCGAAAGCTGAAAGGATATACTCAAGAATCGTTTGCAAAAAATCTTCATATATCGGTCTCTGTGTTAGGAGAGGTTGAACGGGGAAACCGCGTTCCTTCAGAGGACCTGGTTCAGTCGATTGCACAGGAACTGAACATTACGGTGGAGGAACTAATCCCGCCGGAATTAAAAAGAGAGGAGGTCAATAACTGATGTTGAAAATTGGTGATATCACCATGAAAAACCAAGTGGTCTTAGCACCGATGGCTGGGGTGTGTAATGCCGCATTCCGGCTGACAGTCAAGGAATTCGGTGCGGGTCTTGTGTGCGCCGAGATGGTAAGCGACAAGGCTATCCTTTATAAAAATGCCAAAACGATGGGCATGCTCTATATCGACGAGCGTGAAAAGCCACTAAGCCTGCAAATCTTTGGCGGCGAAAAAGATACCCTTGTAGAAGCGGCGAAGTTTGTGGACAAAAACACGACTGCAGACATCATCGATATTAATATGGGATGCCCGGTGCCGAAGATCGTCAAGTGTGACGCAGGCGCAAGATGGCTGCTAGATCCCAATAAAATCTATGAGATGGTATCAGCGGTGGTGGATGCAGTCGATAAGCCGGTTACCGTAAAAATGCGTACCGGCTGGGATGATGAGCATATCTATGCAATCGAGAATGCCCGTGCCGTTGAGCGTGCCGGCGGTCAAGCGGTAGCGGTCCACGGTAGAACGAGAGTTCAAATGTATGAAGGACATGCAGATTGGGACATCATTAAGCAGGTAAAAGAGTCAGTGAACATCCCTGTCATCGGAAATGGTGACGTTCAAACTCCTCAGGATGCTAAAAGAATGCTAGAGGAAACGGGAGTCGACGGTGTCATGATCGGTCGCGCGGCCCTCGGAAATCCATGGATGATCTACCGCACTGTACAATACCTAGAGACAGGTAAGTTGGTCGGTGAACCTTCTGTTCGTGAAAAAATGGATGTATGTAAGCTGCATCTCGATCGTCTAATCGACCTTAAAGGAGAAAATGTAGCAGTGCGTGAAATGCGTAAACATGCAGCATGGTACCTTAAAGGCATCCGCGGGAACGCAAAGACCCGCAATTCCGTCAATGAATGTAACACCCGTCTCGATCTAGTAAGCCTGATCGACAACCTTGTGGAAGAGTCGGAACAAAAAGAAGCCATGAGTTCACAGGCGATCTAAAGTTTAGCAAGGCAATTGTACCCCTCTGAACATATAGGAACTGCCAGTAAGTTGTTACTGGCAGTTTTAGCTTTATTTATAGTTGGAAAGTCTATATGATAGATAAAAGAAAAGGCTACATAATTAAGTAGATAAATTTCTAGTTGGAGTTGAATAGAATGAGTCAAGAAGAATTGAACTTGAATGACCAGTTGTTGGTTAGGAGAGAAAAACTGCAAAAACACCGTGACAAAGGCCTAGATCCGTTCGGAGCCCGCTTTGAGCGCACTAATGATTCCAAAGAATTGATCAATCAGTACGGGGAAATCGAAAAGGAACAATTGGACGAGCAGGAAATTTCCGTGACACTCGCTGGCCGTATCATGACAAAACGCGGCAAAGGGAAAGCTGGCTTTGCGCACATCCAGGACCTGACAGGTCAAATCCAATTATATGTCCGTAAAGATGCTGTGGGAGAAGAGGCATACGAAATCTTCAACTCAGCAGATATCGGGGATATTGTCGGAGTAACAGGGTTTGTTTTCAAAACCAAAGTGGGAGAACTTTCTATTAAAGCGACTTCCTTTGAACTGTTAACA is part of the Sutcliffiella sp. FSL R7-0096 genome and harbors:
- the pabA gene encoding aminodeoxychorismate/anthranilate synthase component II, with product MILMIDNYDSFTYNLVQYLGELGEELVVMRNDEITIEEIEALNPEFLMISPGPCSPNEAGISLEVIRHFAGKKPIFGVCLGHQSIAQVFGGDVVQAERLMHGKTSEMHHDENTIFKTLANPFVATRYHSLIVKKETLPDCFEITAWTDQDEIMAIRHKELPIEGVQFHPESIMTSVGKELLRNFIDTYSMKKV
- a CDS encoding anthranilate synthase component I family protein, which encodes MQKVPVGLKIKLDENKWFARYKTLAKDKPYHVLLESGRGGRYHIIGLDPVATVQGKGQELQIDYLDGKKEKRSGNPLLLLQEVISERSIRKLQDFPDFTGGAIGYLTYDCVRYIERLPESADDDLGLPDLYFLLFDDVFVYDKEEKVLFLITHSPEGEEESAKNRLEQYREQWEGQNEETIYPYTSGKQPVSEREVSFTEEDFMKAVKKVQSYIAQGDVFQVNLSVRQAESLETHPMEIYTALREINPSPYMGYLQFPDFQLVSGSPELLVKKKDDIVSTRPIAGTRSRGMTDEEDRQLAQELIDNEKERAEHVMLVDLERNDLGRVCKYGTVEVNEFMAIEKYSHVMHIVSNVQGVLAENKSISDIIEATFPGGTITGAPKVRTMEIIEELEPVRRSVYTGSIGWIGYDGEMELSISIRTMIAKEGMAYVQAGAGVVIDSVPRREYKESLKKAAALWKAKELSEEEQKNRAEVRA
- the cysK gene encoding cysteine synthase A encodes the protein MVRVANSIDELVGKTPVVKLNRIVEEDMADVYLKLEFMNPGSSVKDRIALAMIDAAMEEGKLKEGDTIIEPTSGNTGIGLAMIAAAKGLKAILVMPETMSLERRNLLRAYGAELVLTPGPEGMGGAIRKAEELAKEKSLFMPQQFNNPANPDIHKRTTGKEIVEQFGDGLDAFVSGIGTGGTITGAGEILRENFPDIKIVAVEPADSPVLSGGKPGPHKIQGIGAGFVPSILDTKIYDQVITVKNEEAFEYARLAAKQEGILGGISSGAAISAALQVAKELGKGKKVLAVIPSNGERYLSTPLYQFEE
- the hslO gene encoding Hsp33 family molecular chaperone HslO, whose translation is MSDYLVKALAFEGQVRAYGIRTTDTVGEAQKRHQTWPTASAALGRAMTASVMLGAMLKGENKLTVKIDGGGPIGAILVDSNAKGQVRGYVTNPQTHFDLNQHGKLDVARAVGTNGTLSVVKDLGLREHFSGQTELISGELGEDFTYYLVSSEQVPSAVGVGVLVNPDNTILAAGGFIIQLLPGTSEETITVIEEKINNMTPVSKLIEKGLTPEELLTEILGEGNVKFLETMPIEFKCTCSKERFEQAIISLGEKDITEIIEEDGQAETHCHFCNAKYLFSKEELEAMREQVKG
- a CDS encoding type III pantothenate kinase; translation: MLFVLDVGNTNTVIGVYEGEELKHHWRVETSRNKTEDEFGMIFKSLLEHVNLSFKDFEGIIISSVVPPIMFSLERMCQKYFHLKPLIVGPGIKTGLNIKYENPREVGADRIVNAVAGIHLYGSPLVIVDFGTATTYCYINEHKQYMGGAIAPGISISTEALYSRASKLPRIEIARPDDVIGKNTVSAMQAGILFGYVGQVEGIVNRMKKQSDVTPKVIATGGLAALIGNESDVIDIVDPFLTLKGLHLIYMKNSKED
- the pabC gene encoding aminodeoxychorismate lyase, which translates into the protein MIVYKDGSWQPLEKTNVSVMDHGFLYGVGLFETFRTYNGVPFLFHDHLSRLRKGLESVYIDWRESNEHLEELVTEALKKNEVTEGVIRLNVTAGISNWGLPIDTYDAPSLLLFTRPVPQMVAESKDAVFLERRRNTPEGDTRLKSHHYLNNLLGKRELGARTDLEGIFLTREGYVAEGLVSNIFWIKGDTLYTPSISTGILNGVTRNFILHLSTLIGLDVKEGAFTPEELLQGDEVFITNSTQEILRVGRMDAKVFPKRESSWLSCLKILYKKSTELQLLSYQQVKKVEVNNGKYELISD
- a CDS encoding peptidyl-prolyl cis-trans isomerase produces the protein MNQKRRLKQKWVWNIIFGLVIINCLTLAVVVKQTFSLKEAADASAFVNGQANIVATVGDTVISRKDMLQELEGMYGQEMLTKMVNKEVVKQIAEKYKVSVSEQSVDREWKMIKTMYSRSPLHANSSEELVKEQIRSSLLLEELLVKDVAIPESELESFYQENKQLYTIEDAFHLSHILLETKEEADTVVKELEDGSNFTSLAMEVSTDELTANQGGDLGFLTHETQVYPPAYLTEAAKLKEESWSEPISLDGKYAVIYLHEKMDGVTYSFEEVKDQIRRQLALEQMDGSVDASIFWDEVGVEWNLPTAQ
- the folP gene encoding dihydropteroate synthase, coding for MGNTNLYQTKLTCGPYELPLGQKTLIMGILNATPDSFSDGGKYNEVERAVMRAKELVEMGADILDIGGESTRPGSEKVSLEMELSRVIPVIQAISKEVKVPISIDTYKAEVAKQAIEAGAHIINDVWGAKADPDMPAVAAKLQVPIILMQNRKERDYQQLIPDMISDLFESITLVKYAGVKDENIILDPGIGFAKTFEDNLKVMRQLEHFHTLGYPLLLGTSRKRFIGHVLDLPAEERMEGTGATVCLGIQKGCQIVRVHDVKEIARMAKMMDAMLTEGGLTYR
- the ftsH gene encoding ATP-dependent zinc metalloprotease FtsH, yielding MNRIFRNTIFYLLIFLVVIGVVSFFNSPNTSEKPITYNTFIQHLEENKVKEFTIQPTRSVYEARGTLEGAAEGETFVTVFPNSASALDRVESIAEEQNIQLTVEKAEETSGWVTFFTSIIPFVIIFILFFFLLNQAQGGGSRVMNFGKSKAKLYSEEKKKVKFKDVAGADEEKQELVEVVEFLKDPRKFSELGARIPKGVLLVGPPGTGKTLLARAVAGEAGVPFFSISGSDFVEMFVGVGASRVRDLFENAKKNAPCIIFIDEIDAVGRQRGAGLGGGHDEREQTLNQLLVEMDGFGANEGIIIVAATNRPDILDPALLRPGRFDRQITVDRPDLKGREAVLKVHARNKPLDENINMKTIAMRTPGFSGADLENLLNEAALVAARQDKKNIDMLDVDEAIDRVIAGPAKKSRVISQKERNIVAYHEAGHTIIGVVLDEADMVHKVTIVPRGQAGGYAVMLPKEDRYFMTKPELLDKITGLLGGRVAEEITFGEASTGAHNDFQRATGIARKMVTEYGMSEKLGPLQFGQASGGQVFLGRDIQNEQNYSDAIAHEIDMEIQRFIKECYERAKQILTENRDKLELVAQTLLEVETLDADQIKSLYEKGKLPELPVNEDVKVNINSKKDADKTESTDEKKPE